In Henningerozyma blattae CBS 6284 chromosome 7, complete genome, a single genomic region encodes these proteins:
- the TBLA0G02620 gene encoding forkhead family transcription factor FKH1 (similar to Saccharomyces cerevisiae FKH1 (YIL131C) and FKH2 (YNL068C); ancestral locus Anc_2.230): MSALLNNNSNNPSTNGTTPANTNPATDVTNTDPTTNGTNTSHNNNNNHDNIPIITTDYTVEQQEALIDSIISILSIPENKTMVSKNYANIINKNLEVKAYAKIVGKDWTYYIKNLEITIGRLTTDITNTNMAPIKNEESIDIDLGPTKVISRKHAIIKFNITKGRWELLLYGRNGCKINYKRFYKLDKSKTPLILPLSSGTVIDIGGTQMLFILPDKLPIINNVSLNHFLPKILNSIGPSNLRSLESNPSLNQLILDLIKNTNYYKTYYGNALTQPMINELNQTAANANANANATTNANQLTNNDPTSMTTTTTSSTDMNNYMAPSDPSLLNNDSNKISKPPHSYAIIITKAILSTDEGIISLSDIYKFVYKNYSYFRYTKTGWQNSIRHNLSLNKAFEKVPRKSNDPGKGMNWRISQDYLKDFLDNYYFNKPTKIRRGSSIAKQLRLHLSLNNKLPGQDSFYPMDGTPSSNANLNNTKSNNEKQTVSSCSSPSGSGPGSPNSQRSPTNITNPTSINSNPIAPISINDLKKDSLNPTNNALISFNNANPIQNTTNNNVIQNPTNTTTSTTVTHNHQMGLNNQISQQIPNPQGLGTIPVTLPTPITSTSNTATGTALDAGYLGDKPSISRDASTVWGMLGLNSLGNNNNNNNPNNNVMPNNMNTLPTGIPMNSNSISMPMQMQMGVPMSMPMPLPNTNNPNIQNAVHNNPNSNHLNPNVNLNVNRNANANPNLNMNMNMNMNINMNNQ, from the coding sequence ATGTCTGCAttgttaaataataatagtaacaaTCCATCTACTAATGGGACTACACCCGCCAATACAAATCCGGCTACTGACGTGACAAACACAGATCCCACCACCAATGGTACTAATACATCCcacaacaataataataaccatGATAATATTCCTATAATAACAACAGATTATACTGTCGAGCAACAAGAAGCTTTAATAGACTCCATCATTTCGATCTTATCGATCccagaaaataaaacaatggTATCTAAGAATTATGCaaacattattaataaaaacttAGAAGTGAAAGCGTATGCCAAGATCGTGGGGAAAGATTGGACTTATTATATCAAGAATTTAGAAATCACAATTGGTAGATTAACCACAGATATAACAAACACCAACATGGCTCCTATTAAGAATGAAGAATCAATTGATATCGATTTGGGTCCTACGAAAGTCATCTCAAGAAAGCATGCtattataaaattcaatataaCCAAGGGAAGATGGGAATTGCTCTTGTATGGTAGAAACGGTTGTAAGATCAATTATAAAAGATTCTATAAATTAGATAAGTCCAAGACTCCCTTAATATTACCCTTATCTTCGGGGACTGTAATTGACATTGGTGGTACACAAATGTTATTTATCTTGCCAGATAAATTACCGatcattaataatgttTCATTAAATCATTTCTTACCCAAGATTTTGAATTCCATTGGTCCCAGCAACTTACGCTCTTTAGAATCAAATCCAAgtttaaatcaattgattttagatctaattaaaaatacaaattattataaaacatATTATGGGAATGCCTTGACTCAACCAAtgattaatgaattaaatcaaactGCTGCCAATGCCAATGCCAATGCAAACGCAACTACTAATGCAAACCAATTGACAAATAATGACCCAACTTCAATgactactactactaccaGCTCTACTGATATGAACAATTATATGGCTCCCTCGGACCCATCACtcttaaataatgattccAATAAGATTTCGAAACCACCACATTCGTAtgcaattattattacaaagGCTATTTTATCCACAGACGAAGgtataatatctttatcagatatttataaattcgtttacaagaattattcatattttagATATACAAAGACTGGTTGGCAAAATTCCATTAGACATAATTTATCCTTAAATAAAGCTTTTGAAAAAGTTCCCAGAAAATCAAATGATCCAGGGAAAGGGATGAATTGGAGAATTAGCCAggattatttaaaagatttcttagataactattattttaataaaccaACAAAAATTAGGAGAGGCTCCTCCATTGCCAAACAATTACGGTTAcatttatcattaaataataaactaCCGGGCCAAGATTCATTCTATCCAATGGATGGAACTCCATCGTCTAATGCTAACCTGAATAACACGAAAAGcaataatgaaaaacaaaCTGTTTCATCATGCTCATCTCCTTCTGGTTCTGGACCCGGTTCACCAAATTCACAACGTTCACCAACCAATATAACAAATCCTACTTCTATTAATTCAAACCCAATAGCACCTATAtctattaatgatttaaagaAAGATTCGCTAAACCCAACAAATAACGCATtgatatcttttaataatgcaaACCCTATACAAaatactactaataataatgttatACAGAATCCCACAAATACTACTACTTCTACCACTGTCACTCATAATCACCAAATGGGACTCAATAATCAAATATCACAACAAATACCCAATCCACAGGGACTTGGGACAATACCGGTGACATTACCAACTCCCATCACAAGCACATCTAATACAGCTACTGGAACAGCTCTCGATGCTGGATATTTAGGTGATAAACCTTCGATTAGTAGAGATGCATCTACTGTTTGGGGTATGCTGGGCTTAAATTCATtaggaaataataataataacaataacccaaataataatgtaatGCCCAACAATATGAATACATTACCAACTGGGATACCAATGAATAGTAATTCGATATCAATGCCAATGCAGATGCAAATGGGGGTACCAATGTCCATGCCAATGCCATTACCAAACACTAATAACCCAAACATTCAAAATGCTGTTCATAATAATCCAAACAGTAATCATTTGAATCCCAATGTAAACTTAAATGTAAATCGGAATGCTAATGCAAATCCTAATTTAAACATGAAcatgaatatgaatatgaatattaatatgaataatcAATAG
- the RPL16A gene encoding 60S ribosomal protein uL13 (similar to Saccharomyces cerevisiae RPL16A (YIL133C) and RPL16B (YNL069C); ancestral locus Anc_2.228), protein MSTFEKVVVIDGKGHLLGRLASTVAKQLLNGQKIVVVRAEALNISGEFFRNKLKYHDYLRKATAFNKKRGPFHFRAPSRIFYKAVRGMVSHKTARGTAAMERLKVFEGVPPPYDKKKRVVVPQALRVLRLKPGRKYTTLGKLSTSVGWKYEDVVAKLEDKRKVQSAEYYAKKKAFNKKLAVATAAAAESEAAKKLATLGY, encoded by the exons ATGTCTACTTTCGAAAAAGTCGTCGTCATTGATG GTAAGGGCCATTTATTAGGTCGTTTGGCTTCTACTGTTGCTAAGCAATTGTTGAATGGTCAAAAGATCGTTGTTGTCAGAGCTGAAGCTTTGAACATCTCCGGTGAATTCTTCAGAAACAAATTGAAGTACCACGACTATTTGAGAAAGGCTACTGCTTTCAACAAGAAACGTGGTCCATTCCACTTCAGAGCTCCATCTAGAATCTTCTACAAGGCTGTTAGAGGTATGGTCTCCCACAAGACTGCTCGTGGTACTGCCGCTATGGAAAGATTAAAGGTCTTCGAAGGTGTCCCACCACCATACGACAAGAAGAAGAGAGTTGTTGTTCCACAAGCTTTAAGAGTCTTAAGATTGAAGCCAGGTAGAAAGTACACCACTTTGGGTAAGTTATCCACTTCTGTCGGTTGGAAATACGAAGATGTTGTCGCTAAATTAGAAGACAAGAGAAAGGTCCAATCCGCCGAATACTACGCCAAGAAGAAGGCTTTCAACAAGAAATTGGCTGTTGCtactgctgctgctgccgAATCTGAAGCTGCTAAGAAATTGGCTACTTTAGGTtactaa